A window of the Microbacterium sp. AZCO genome harbors these coding sequences:
- a CDS encoding response regulator transcription factor, whose product MARTVLIVDDHADFRAAARAMLELGGFSVVGEAADGVAAVAECARVHPDIVLLDVMLPGEDGFAVARRLSLGGRGPAVVLTSTRSAAGFGRRLAAAPARGFVPKHELSAAAVSRILDDRPVPS is encoded by the coding sequence ATGGCACGCACAGTGCTGATCGTCGACGACCACGCGGACTTTCGTGCGGCGGCCCGCGCCATGCTCGAGCTCGGCGGATTCTCCGTCGTGGGAGAAGCCGCCGACGGGGTGGCCGCCGTGGCCGAGTGCGCACGCGTCCACCCCGACATCGTGCTCCTCGACGTGATGCTGCCGGGCGAGGACGGCTTCGCCGTCGCGCGGCGGCTGTCGCTCGGCGGGCGCGGACCGGCCGTGGTGCTGACGTCCACGCGGAGCGCGGCGGGCTTCGGCCGGCGGCTCGCTGCCGCGCCCGCGCGGGGGTTCGTCCCGAAGCACGAGCTGTCGGCGGCCGCGGTGTCCCGCATCCTCGATGACCGACCGGTGCCGTCGTGA